Proteins encoded within one genomic window of Microbacterium sp. zg-B185:
- a CDS encoding Rv3235 family protein, which translates to MATTPSRAARADSAPVGALELSEFFAPQRTPSTHLPAPEPFLRNLTRGVLEVFAGVREVDQLARWLTEDAYRKLVTRANLAARARSARGVPAKRPVHALLSVHHSSPADGVLEAVVIVQGPARTRAVALRLEGMDGRWRATSLALL; encoded by the coding sequence ATGGCAACGACGCCCTCGCGGGCCGCCCGCGCAGATTCCGCGCCGGTCGGTGCGCTCGAGCTCTCGGAGTTCTTCGCCCCGCAGCGCACACCGTCCACGCACCTTCCCGCCCCGGAGCCGTTCCTGCGCAACCTCACGCGCGGGGTGCTCGAAGTCTTCGCAGGGGTGCGCGAGGTCGACCAGCTCGCACGCTGGCTCACCGAGGATGCGTACCGCAAGCTGGTGACCCGCGCCAACCTGGCCGCGCGCGCCCGCAGCGCCCGGGGCGTGCCCGCGAAGCGCCCGGTGCATGCGCTGCTGTCGGTGCATCACTCGTCCCCGGCGGACGGTGTGCTCGAGGCGGTCGTGATCGTGCAGGGTCCCGCGCGTACCCGGGCGGTCGCGCTGCGGCTGGAGGGCATGGACGGACGCTGGCGGGCCACGTCCCTCGCCCTCCTCTGA
- a CDS encoding helix-turn-helix domain-containing protein, whose product MSGIPTSDVRLLAPAQVAEVLGVTVDEVMALVEQRRLRGMRVGSPARWRIEEASVAEYLDAQTEEARRMALWRQSNEASFPELWGTGIVGTPD is encoded by the coding sequence ATGTCCGGGATTCCGACGTCTGACGTGCGCCTGCTGGCTCCGGCACAGGTCGCGGAGGTGCTCGGAGTAACGGTCGATGAGGTCATGGCCCTCGTGGAACAGCGCCGTCTGCGCGGAATGCGGGTGGGCTCCCCGGCGCGCTGGCGGATCGAAGAGGCCAGCGTGGCGGAATACCTCGACGCGCAGACCGAGGAGGCACGGCGCATGGCGCTGTGGCGGCAGTCGAACGAGGCCAGCTTCCCGGAGCTGTGGGGCACCGGGATCGTCGGCACGCCGGACTGA
- a CDS encoding SAF domain-containing protein, with product MTALETARPRPRAFWGDVRFILGILLVIASVAGVWFVVTAARQTAPAFAASRTIVPGEAISSDDVRVVEVALGQVGDAYLSPDVLADGMVATRTIESGELVPRAAVGDADGLRTTSLVLRSAVDVPASVDAGTVVEVWAAPLLERGRYDAPRILVADATVVSVTRDDSMIGGGSAALEVVIPRADVAAALAAMADESALSVVPTSGATP from the coding sequence ATGACCGCACTCGAGACCGCTCGGCCCCGACCGCGTGCCTTCTGGGGGGACGTGAGGTTCATCCTCGGCATCCTTCTGGTCATCGCCTCGGTCGCGGGTGTCTGGTTCGTCGTGACCGCTGCCCGGCAGACCGCACCGGCGTTCGCGGCCAGTCGCACCATCGTGCCTGGTGAGGCCATCTCCAGCGACGATGTGCGCGTGGTGGAGGTGGCTCTGGGGCAGGTCGGCGATGCGTACCTGTCCCCGGACGTGCTGGCCGACGGGATGGTCGCCACCCGCACCATCGAATCCGGCGAACTCGTTCCGCGCGCCGCGGTCGGGGATGCGGACGGCCTGCGCACCACCAGCCTGGTCCTGCGCAGCGCCGTCGACGTGCCCGCTTCGGTCGACGCCGGAACGGTGGTCGAGGTCTGGGCTGCGCCGCTGCTCGAGCGCGGACGCTACGACGCGCCGCGCATCCTGGTCGCCGACGCGACCGTCGTCTCGGTGACCCGCGATGACTCGATGATCGGTGGCGGTTCGGCCGCGCTGGAGGTCGTCATCCCGCGAGCCGACGTCGCGGCTGCGCTCGCCGCGATGGCGGACGAGTCGGCGCTGTCGGTCGTTCCCACGTCGGGCGCGACGCCGTGA